In Dermochelys coriacea isolate rDerCor1 chromosome 4, rDerCor1.pri.v4, whole genome shotgun sequence, the sequence CAGGCAGCTCCCCTGAGACCTGGGACTCCATGTGGATCAAGACAGTACACAGCCTTTAACTAAATCCTTGATCTGAACACAATCAATAGCCAATCCCTGCTAACAGCTGTCCCTGGGCCAGCCACTTCCCTAAGCAGCCTTTTCATGGCATCAGCTTGCTGTACAGGaaacctgcctcagtttcccctacaaGGAGCTTCTTAAACCAGTTCCAAACTGTCCATTCATCACTCCCCTTCTTGGGGTCTTCTTGGCTTCACTTCACAGCAAACTCCAAGTCCTACATTAAAGTCCAACAAAAAgccacacaaaacaaacaaaagtttttcttcttGTGCTGCTTACTCCTAACAACCTCCAGTCACTCTAAACATTCCCCCACTTCACTGCAGCCTCCAGCTGCTCTTTATAGGGAAATCATCTGATCCATGCCCAGATCTGGTGGCTTTGTAATCAGGGGTAGCTGACTGCAGGCCCCCTGCCCTTAAGGGGCAAGCCACCTAGTTACAGCAGGCAGCTCCTGACTTCAGTGTGGAGCCTTAAGAGAGCACATTGCGTGCAGCTGTTCACAGTGTTACAGAAGCAGTCACCAGAGGGGGCTGTTACACAGGACAAGTTCTTTGTCTTCACACCATGAAAAAGAAATGCTGCTTTCTTGCGAGTTCGTGTTGCAGTTGCCCGTGtcgacagcactatgtcggcgggagagcgtATGTCTCCTTCTGACACAGCTACAACCGCTCGgggggctggagtagttaagctGATGGgcgagctctctcccgttggcttaGAGTGGCTACACCGCGAGTTTACAGTGGCACTGGCGTCTCTCAAGTCTCACTTAAAAGAGTCTTAAATCCTTATAAAGAGCTGGGCCCGAGCATCTGTAGTACACCCACCCCAACTCAGCACTTTAAGTGTACAAAGCAATGCCAGACCCTAGCTAACCCTCACTACAGCCCTGTGCGGTAGGTAAGTGTGCTTGTCCCCACCCTACAGATGTGGAGACTGTGGTAGTGAGTGCTCCAACCAAAGGCGGGGAAGAGAGAGCTGGTGGCCAGGGTTACCGAGCTGGAGTACAGAGAAGTTGGTATAAACTGTGTCCCGGTCCCCCACAACCCCGTTGGGGTAAAGTGCCCCATAACCAAACTGCCCTGTGCACTCTCAATACCCACACCGCTCCCACTAACCAGCCTTCCCTCCTGGGATGCTGACAGACCAGACCATGCCTGGGCCATAGACAAATTCACTTGCATGTGAAATACCAAAGAAATGTTAAGTGTACTAGTAGGCACAGACGAATTCACTCGCGTGTTAACAGAAATCAAAGGGGATGTTGATTGTATTGTTTTCACCTATCTCTATCCGGTTTGCTATTACATTGCCTATACATTACGTATACCCTGTAATTAGCTAACCCTAGATCAAAGTGTACGTTAATGAAGAGTGTAATCAGATGTTAGAACTTCATGAAAACGAATGGACTGTTACTTGTATTGTTCTCACGTATCTATTCCTATTATAATGCAATGGCCGGATGCATATCCCTGTAACAGGAAATGTTAATTTCAAAGCAAGGAGTCAGGGAGTGACTAAAAACACTTGTCAGGCTGTTATCTGagggaagaagatataaatacTGATTCAAAGGAATGATGCTGCATCTCTGgcctgtttggattctaacagagTGGAATATCTGGCCAAGTGGAcggagatccccagagttattctgggtaaccctgaaagacttttgggaaactggcagattactacatctctccTATCACTTTGGACTTACGCACTTTGACTCAcctgttaatgtattttacctgctttaacctctcatctctttttcttagctaataaatctttagttagctTACTAGAGAATTAGCTGCCAGCCTTGTTTTTGGTGTGAGATCCAGAGTACCAAATGGATCTAGGGTcagtgactgatcctttgggattgggagtaacctGATTTctggtttatgtgaccattatcattaagtccagtttgtctgggtagCAAGATGGGCTGGCAAGCCTAAGGAGACTGGCTGTGACTTCCTGGTGAGACCGGTATAGTGATCCGGGAATGCACATTTGTTACcaacttggtgaaatctaatgatagGAAATACCACtagtttgtggggtggggggtctgccctgttttctgacagtctgccctgagatcgGTACTCGCAGCAATgggccactccagacagcatgacacctCCCTCCCGGCCACGCTCTGTCCAAGTTCCTGCTAGCAACAGTGAGCGAGTCAGCCTGCAGGCCCACTGCTCAGCACCACATCAGGTCACATGGATGTCGCAGGGCTCTGGTGGCTGACACAGCTGGGTGACTCTGGCGCTGGCTCTGCCTGCATCATTGGAAGCGGGGAGGCTGGCATCAGCACTGACTGGCTGACCAGGAGCTACGATACAGTGCAGTCAGCTGTGCACATAGCCACTCCCTGCTGTCAGGTGTGAGTgaattcagagtaactccattggggTCAGTGGTGTTGCACTGGGCTGAGTGAGAGCAGCATTAGGCCAGTAGTGGTCTGAGCTCCCTCCCACGATAGCGCTACCTGTGGGGGCTCTGTATTTGTATATGAAATGCTGGTAGGATTGCAGCACCATTAGCAAAGGGACCAGTCAGTTCAACAAGAACAACATTCTACTCACAGGACTGCAGGCGGGGAACCTGCTGCTTTATTCCATGCTTTATTTACATGGGGAGGGAGTGGACTCCCAACTACCAAACAGGAAGAGACAGGTGGGGAATGGCTCCCTCCCCATAATTACCTGGCATAACTCAGTTAGTCCTATGGCAATCCCTTTACTACAGCACCCAGATTcacaagaatggccatcctgggtcagaccagaggtccatctagcccagtagccaatgccaggtgccccagagggaatgaacagaacaggtaatcatcaggtgatccatcccctgtcgcccattcccagcttctggcaaacagatgaaTTTGGGTGTGACGGGTTGGAAAGCATGGTGAATATTAGCCGCAAACGTCAATGTCTCCATCCTTCCTTACCGACGAAAGCGATCCCTGGTGGGTACAACACAGCGCGGTGTCCCTGTCTGGGGCTCCAGGGGACAGGCTGCCAGGGGACTTGCTTGACAATGAATGGAGTTAACAACCATCCCCTTGTTTGTGTCTGGATCCCTGAGAACAGAAGTCCCAGACGAGacgggaaggggggagggtgtaTGATGAGTGTGTGTTAGCGTGAGTTCTATACCTTCagcaccctgcccctcctcctgcgGGAGCACTTCAGTGCCCTCCTCTGGCTCCGCGTCAGCCAGAGTGCTGGATGTCTGCATGCGGAACAGGTAAGGTAGCAGATAAGGAGCTGGTAGAGGGTGCCCAGGAATGTGTGACTTTATTCTGGAATTTCGTAGGACCAATCAAACTTGTTGACAGCTCTTTACATCAGCTCTTAATGGAGCAcgtctggggggctctgctgtCCCTCCTCTGGAGCCAGATCTGAGTTGCTCACCCACATCTGCTTAATGCAGCCCCACATTGTGGCGATCTGTTAAAGGAAGCGGCCTTTAGTGCCGTGGAGTCAGCTCACCCTCAGATTCATGGACGAGCAACCATCCCAGGCTCCATGCACAGGCAAGAGGGTCCGGAATCCGGCTGGTTTCCTGGTGTTTGGCTGAATGGAGTCTTTTGGCTTTAGGCTGAAAGTAGCTATACCCAATaggcagtggcagtcaaaaagagGAACAGGTGCCATTAGGAAAAGGAGAGACAATATGACAGAAAATaacacaatgccactatataaacccatgatATACTCAtgccttgaatactgagtgcagttcaggtttccccatctcaaaaaaagatattttagaagtggaaaaggtgcagagaagggcaacaaaagtgatgaggggtatggaacagcttccatatgaagaaagattaaaaagacttgaaCTGTTCAGTGTGGAAAAGAGACACctaagtggggaggggggcaatgatggagggctataaaatcatggctggtgtagAGAAACAAGTGTTATTtagcccttcacataacacaagaaccaggggtcagccaatgaaattaataggcaacaggtttaaagcaaacaaaaggaagtacttcacacaacacagtcagctcgttgccaggggatgttgtgaagctccaaaagtataactgggttcaaaaaagaactagataagttcatggaggttaggtccatcaatggctattagccaagacagcCAGGGACGCAATACCAAGCTCTGGGTATTCTAAACCTCGAACTGCCAGGAGCTggaagtggacaacaggggatggatcatgtgtcaattgccctgttctgttcagctcctctgaagcacctggcactggccagtcagaagacaggatactgggctagatggtccattggtttgacccagtgtgTCCTTATGTTAGGCTGGGAAAGGACTCTGGAGCAGCTGGGCCGCTGGCCATAGGCTGGGGATCAGCCAAAGCCTTTTCTCTCTGTTGACTTTGCTGATtcctcttgtgtttgttttacaccTGAGATTGTCTGAGCTGCGGGAAGAGCCAGACCCCTGCACGTGACTGGGTGCCAAGTGGCCTTTGTACACTGCATTCCTTCCAACTGCCTGGGAAGTTAAAGAGCCAAAGGCAGCGAGAGCCAACAGCTCACTGTGCTAAGCCAGGGTCTGGGGGTGCAGGTGTGTAGGCACTGGGCTGGCCCTAGACTTTGGGGGGCCCTGTGCAGGGAGACACTACTTTGGACCCACTTTGCTCCCCGCCTATAGGAGCAGACACGAGCACCAGTCAAGCATTTTCTGATCCAAAACATTGTTCATCAGCAAACAAGTTCAatctaaaaatgacatttttaatgagaaaaaaaatcattttcaaaagttgGCGAAGAGTCCCAGTGGTGGAGGCGAGACTGGCTGAGAGTAACTCAAAAGGAAAGAGTGACTTCCCCTCTGAACATATAAGGTGATGAAAGTTACTGTGAAAAGGGAACATGTCCCCCACCCTCCACTTTCCAACATTTGCTGAATGGAAAAAGCTGGGAAACAGAGAGGAAGTGTGGGAAACTGGGGAGGAAAACAACTTTCCTGGGTTTTCTAAATTCCCACAGGAAAAATCAGATTTTCCCCACGGGACCATTctgaaaggggatttttttttaatctgtgaaaTCTTTAATTTCCATAGGAAAATTCCTGGTTTTCCCACTAGCTCCCCTGGGCACTGCTCCTTTCTTCAGCTCCAGCCTGCCTGGGATCCCCATCTTCCAGGTGTTCATAAACCGTATGACTGCTGCCATCCACTTACTTGGCTAAGGATGTCAGGACAGTGCAGCAAGGCAGTGAGGGAATTCAGCTACAGATGTTCAGTGGGGCAGGATTAGGCCTGAGGCCACAGTGTGTTTGGATGCACTATGGGAGAGCCAGGTGTGGCTTGGGAGCCCACCAATGAGAAGGAGCCATTCATGcggctcagggcagaggggctCCAGCGGCATGTTACCCCTCTGAATACCCCGGTGCCCAAAAGGGCCATGGTGCAGGGACGGGCAATGGGGAGGCTGCAAGAGGAAAAGTTGTTTGTAACCTCTGGGACTTGTGCCTAAGGAGTGGCAGCTGCAAACTGCTGGGTTTGAGGCAAACAGCCCTGAGCACAGGGCCCGGTCCTGGTGGGATTTGGAGAAAGATGGACAGAGCAGGGAGAAAGCCAGAGGGGAGAGGGACTTACAGAAGCAGGAAATCAGGGAGGAACCGTGCTTGGGGGAACCACAGAAAGGCTTTACGCGCTCAACGCCCATCTTCTCACAACAGGGAAGTAGCTCAGAGTCTAATTTCCAGAGCAGAACGTCCCTCCCTCCTGGCCACAAGCTGACTCCACCCTCCACTCCCTTCGCACCACAGTCACTAGCACCTTCCCACTGTTGCGAGCTAAGTGCCTCGCTTTTAAAGTCAAGAGCACAGACAGCCGGCGGCAGGAGAGGACCTGCGACTGGCTGAACTGGACTTGTCAGCCGTGCCATTGCCTAAGCACAGAGGCTGCCTCCTTCTACATGAAGCCTTCACCCTGACAGCTCCAAGCCCATTGTGGCTCCCTACTCCTCCAGGAAgtgagggcagggagggaagctTAGGACACATGCCAGGGGTACAAACACACCACTCAGCTTGCCTCAGGGTGGCTTCACACACGCATCCCGCCCCCGGCTGGCCAGGGCCAGCTGGTTCCAATCTGCAGACCAGGCCCCACATCTGAGAGTGCTTGTGAGAGACCTGGTCTGTGCTGCCCAGCATTTCTGAACTATCCTAGTGAATACAGTAGCGGGGACTGATGCATTtgcagctctttggagcagggagacAAGCCAACCGAGTGTCTACAGGTGTCATCGGCGTGTGAGCCACTCTGGAGAAGAGCACCCCTGCCTGGGCACTAGGGATGAAATGCTGACGGCAGGAGGCTCCCTACCCTATCAGTGGGGCATTTCTGCTGAGGTCAGCTGATGGGTGGCTACCTCTCCTGCCAGACAGCAGGCTCCCAGGGCAAGAGCTCCATCATCTGTGCCCAAAGAGCTCCCGTGGGCTGGCCCTGGCTACCTCAACAGCTAAGTTATCGCAGCAAGTCGTAACTGTAGCACTAGGCAGTGGGCGACGCCACCCCTGACCATAGCTGCTTGGTAGAGTGGCCTTTGGACTCTCATCAATAGGCGACACTACCTCAGGCAGTAACGGCCAGAGAAATCAACCTTTAGACTCTCACCATTAGGCCCCTTGGGCTCATGCCTCAGAGTAGCGCCACTAGGCAGTACCGCCGGCGTGGAGCACACAGCCAACCCCTGACAATCACCATCTTTTCTGGTAAGCCTGGTGGAGCTGCCGttgtggagctgggagcagggcaaaGCCCTTCAGCAGGTGTGTAGATCCTCAAGGTAAATGGCAGAGATGTTTCCTGTCCTGAGGGCTGGCAGCACGTGTGGGTACATGTACCTAATGGTCAGCAGAAGCTGGAGAATTCCCTGGGCCAGCTGCTAGTGCTGAGCCTGGAGACTCCTCTTGGGATGACATGACAGGCTAGACTCCACAAGTGCCTCATTTCTGGGGTCCTGGGCCTGGTTTTCCAACGTGCTGAGGGCTCACAGCCCCCGTTGCATCAATGGGAGCCATAGGTGATCTTCGCCTCTGGAAATCTGGTGCTAGGTGTCCCATGCTGGGCATCCAGAAATTTAGGAACCCAAAGCCAGTGGCCCCTCTGGAAATCTTTAATCTTTCAGGTTCCAAATCAGTCCTTACAAACGGAGGCCATGTCTGGTCTCCAGACCCTTGTCTGGAAGAGCAGGGCTTTGTGCTGATGTCCCTGGCTGAACATTTACCCCCTCCTATGCAGTGTGGTGTGCCACCTGGCTGCAGCACTCCATCCCAGAGTTGGCTGCATACTACTGCATGGATATGGTTGTAAAGGGCTTTAAGATCTTGAGGATGAATGACatatatgtgggggggggggtgtacacTGCCCAGCTTTAGAAGAGGTTTATTTTTTAGTTGATGGGAAGGGAATTGACTTTGggtcaaaatgactttttaaatttttttctttttataagtgaAATGGTTAACACTAGGATAAGCACACATGGGGCAATGAATTTAATAACTATGTATGGGTAGAGCGGAAGCTATTGGAATTCCAGCCAGCAAGAAGCAAAATCCAAACACAATACTCAGCTTCCTGTTTCTaagcagtcaggggatgggatcTGTCCCCTCCAGTATAGATTGCTCGGCTTGGGGTTTAGGTGTAGGGGTGTCCGAGCCTGCATTCCTTACACTGAGACACACCCAACCAGCAGGTGAAGCCAGGCATGAGGATGTTGTTTTCTTCCTCAATGTTTGCTAAACATTTTAGAGCCAGAACATGGGATTCAGTTTAACCCCTGTGTCCCCTCGGGCTCCCTGCTGGGGAGAGTATAGGATAACTTCTCTTCATTGCTAAAACCACTGTTGGATGCctcagagcagtggctctcaaccttccagactactgtacccctttcaggattcCGATTTGTCTTGCatccccccaagtttcacctcacttaaaaacgacatgcctacaaaaatcagacataaaaatacaaaaaggtgtCACAGCCTACTATTACGGACACATTgctaactttctcatttttaccatataattataaaataaatcaattggaatataaatattgcacttacatttcagtgtacagtatacagagccgtataaacaagtcactgtatgaaattttagtgtgtCCTGACttcgctggtgctttttatgtagcctgtggcaaaactaggcaaatatctcgatgagttgatgcacctCCTGAAAGACCTGTGCATACCCGGAGGGGTACGTGGACCCCGGCTGAGAAGCATGGCCTCAAGCGACGTGTAGGAATGGTCCTGCggtaaaaacacagtgaagaccaGGCACTTTAGTTTTCCTACCAGGTAAACTCGCTGAGGTCAGCCCTATGGCCCTGCCAGGGGTTGCTTCACTGTGCTTTATCCTGTCCCTGAGGTAAATCCCACACTTTTTTAGCTAAAAATCTCTCCAGTGCTGCTAAGCCTCCACTGCCTTCCCACAGTGCTCCCTAAAGGACAGACACGTTCGCCCACAATTAATGGGAGACACTCCCAGGGGACGTCTACGCAGCAGCTCGATGCCCACGGCCGGCCCGTCCCAGCCGACTCGCGcagcggggctgtttcattgctgtggaggtttccgggctggggctggagccggggCTGTAGGCCCCTGCATGGGAGGGTCCCGAATGTTGActccgcaattaaacagcccctgagccccgTGCGCCCGAGAcagctggcccgggccagccGCGGGTTTTTAATTGCCGTGTAGAGATACCCCAAATCCTTACTGAGGCTCCTGCACGAGCAGCTTGTTTTCCAAGGTGCAGCACTCCCAGCAGCCCCCCCGAAGTCAGTGGCAGTGCTGGGTGCTCTGCCTGGTTACGTACGGCAGCGTCTTCTCACCGAGTTGAGAGCCTAACCAGGACCGAAGCCCTCTGTGCCAGACAGCCTGTATAGAGCTGGGCTTGTACGCCTTTAAATCCGATATATCCACGCAGACCCCTGAACAAAGAGCCCTTTTATATCTGCAACCAAGCATCTGCTCTAAATTGGGTGGCATGTTGTGGGATCCTCTCCTCTATTGACCTCCCCAGTGTGTGCACCAGCTGGATCCAGGCCTCACCAAGGGCCTGGGCACCCCCACATGTGCCCCGACGTTCCCCTGGGAGGGCAGGTGAGCGGGGAGGGGGTAACATTTCCTGCCCAGGCAGATCCAGGCCATGCAGCCATCCCAAGCTCTGATTTCAGTATGGCTATGCCACTATTATCACTCAGGGGCCGAGTGCAGACCTTTGCTCAGCACCGTTAAAACCAGCCACGCACAGGCTGGGAGCAGCAAATTTTCTCAGTCACTTCACACCAATTCCCATCTGCCCAGCGATCGTTCGTCAGCCTTTAGGGCTCCTTCCTGGTTACTGTTTCacctgcaggggtggggaagccctgccttcccctccccttccctcccataaAATACCACCCAGAACTTGTTTGGCAGCCGGGCTGGGTTTCTCTGTACATGCAGCAGTTTCGGTCAGAGCAGCCAGTTTCCTTCTGCTGGGGACAGAGCAAAGAGGAAGCCGTACGGCCAATGCCCCCTGCGACTGGGCGGGCAAACCCAGCAGGTGAGGGCTTGCGCAGGGGCTAACAGTGCTGAGCTGTGCAAGCCGGGCAGGTGCCAGGGCCAAGCGGGAGCGGGCCAAGAGGAAGGGCCCTGTGCTGGGTAGATCACAGCAGCTGTGGGGGGGATGGACATGGCTCGgtctgcctctgcagcagcactGCGCCTTCCTCCCCTGTGACTGGGGCAGCAGCggctctcctctccccagcacaCCGGTGGttattccctcctcctccctgggcccTGCAATATGCGGACGCCGTCGATGATGATCGTGGGCCTGGTGCTGGGTCCCTGCGGCCTGCTGCTGAACCTCGTCAGCACGCTGACTCCCTGCTGGAGGCAGGTGAGCAGAATACCCAGCAAGCCCGTGGACCTGGTCTATCAGCAGGGCATCTGGGACCTCTGCCAAGAGACCCTGAGCACCCGCCAGCGCCAGTGCGGCCTGCCCGATGAACTCGGCTACTTCTCCATGCAGCCAGTGCAGGTGGCCAAGGGGCTGATGGTCTCCTCGCTGATTGTGACTGTGCTGGGGCTGGTGGTGGCTGCTCTGGGGGTGCGCTGCTGGCAGGAAGAGCCCCACTACCTGCTGGCAGGCCTCTCTGGCCTGCTACTCTTCACCTCTGGGCTGATGAGCCTCATCCCCGTCTCGTGGTACAACCATGACCTCAGCACCCTGCCAGCGCCCACAGGCAGCACCCTGCAGGTGGGCTACAGCCTGGTGCTGGGCTACCTGGGCAGCTGCCTGGAGCTCATTGGGGGCTTCTCCCTGGCACTCAGCCTCCACCAGTGCTGCCAGGAGTGCAGGAGAAAGAAGGCAGCTACCAAATATCCCCACCACAGCCAGCAGGACCCCGCCACTGTATCTTCCAGAGACTTCATGCCCCGCAGCCAGAAGCCGGCTCCCAAATCCTTCAGCAACCCCGTGGATGTACTGGAGGGAGAAAGAAGCGTCAGCCGCTCCCTGCCCTGCGACTCAGACTTATAGCCCTGCCACAGCGGGCCGGGCAGATACAGCCCCGACCAATACGAACGTGGGCAGTGCGGCACGAGCCGAGAGAAGCCCCTGCCAATGAGAGGCCAAGGCTGGCAGGAAGGGGCACTGTGCCAGGCTAACAGCAGCAAGGACCCCTCCTGCTGCACCAGTGGGGGCTCACGAGAGTTTGGTACCCAGAACTGCAGCCATTTCTTGTGGGCTCTGGACAAGAGGTGGATATTTCTGTGTATAGGCATAGCAAGGGTGACATTATTGATGATTTGCACATTACTGCCTGGCCATGGTGACTTAGAGAGTTCACAGGAGGGGGGCAGATAAAATCTTCAAAAGCACCTACGTGACTTAGGACCCTCCATCTCattggaagtcagtgggatttaggctcctaattgccTAACTTACtttgggtaaatttttcaaaattctccagGGTTTTTCAGTGGCAGCTTGGagcctaaaaacctttgaggatctgggccaagtgacttaggagcctgacACCATGTCCTTGGGAGATGTGGGGTGCGCAGCTCTTTTGAATATGCATGTGCTTAGTTCGCAGTCTAAATATGGAGCCTAACTTTAGCCACCAGCATATGCAATTCTTGGCCAGAGATGCTACCGACAGACTGTTCAGAAAAGTGACCCAGGTTATTGCAGTCTAGTTATTGTATCTCTACATAATCAGCACCTTCTCAGCTTCAGCGTTTACAGCTGGTAGGCTGCTGAGTTCTAGCATTCAGTCACTTCTTTGGACAGAAGCATGGcgagcagggctggatttaggggcaggcgaccCAAGTGACTGTCTGAGAGGCTGGGCTTGGGGGCGGGGTGCCGGGCTCCAAATGCTCTCTTCGTCgatagcaacaaaagggaaaaattgaGTGTTTGAAGTGgcatgtttcaggtattctgtacctggattcatttttcaccaacctagaatgttctggacctttgtagaatctcatggaaccttccagactttctcagaaccacattttccttgaacctcctagacCGTTGTCAGCCATGCCCACGGGTATATAAGGGGGGATATGGGTGGCATGTATCGGGggcaggctgtgcctccccaaacagcccagcatggctTTGCCCATGCTCCGTCTGAGACCCCCTCCTGCTTGCCCttcccccttggccccagcccgaCTTCTCATCTTCTGGAAAGCCGGCTGGGGGGCGATGCTGGTGGGGGCctggggccatgctgccctgTGCTTGGGCACCCCCGCATGTGCCCCAATGTTCCCCTGTGCTCAGGAGGGCTGGGGACGCTGGGGACTGCGTTTCCTGCCCCGCGCTTGGGGGCTGTGTGGTGTCTGCCCTCCCACCCACCTTGGgttcaggggctggggcaggcgac encodes:
- the CLDN23 gene encoding claudin-23; translated protein: MRTPSMMIVGLVLGPCGLLLNLVSTLTPCWRQVSRIPSKPVDLVYQQGIWDLCQETLSTRQRQCGLPDELGYFSMQPVQVAKGLMVSSLIVTVLGLVVAALGVRCWQEEPHYLLAGLSGLLLFTSGLMSLIPVSWYNHDLSTLPAPTGSTLQVGYSLVLGYLGSCLELIGGFSLALSLHQCCQECRRKKAATKYPHHSQQDPATVSSRDFMPRSQKPAPKSFSNPVDVLEGERSVSRSLPCDSDL